Within the Eucalyptus grandis isolate ANBG69807.140 chromosome 1, ASM1654582v1, whole genome shotgun sequence genome, the region TATGCGCTTGGGGAGAGGGcaatgagagagagattagggTGGGGGGAGATGATTGAGGAACGAATTGGACATTGGCAGCAAGCACGACGAAAGTTGATAGCAACTGTCAGGATGAGGCGTTGGTGGTGGGGCAACGATGCATTAaggggagagacagagagagagacagagagagagagtccttaAAATATAGATGAAGTGGATGAAAAACAATCACTATAGCTAACATACGTTAAAAGTGTAATATCGTgcaatatatatttgaaattttgggtTTACATTCGGCTAATAAATACATCATATTCATAAGATGTAAACTCTTTTTGCTGGTTGTGGATACCCTTCCTCTCCGTTTGGTTGTGGCCAATGTTTGGCTGTTTGCTCTTTTTGCTcgttgtttttcttctctttttctacttttctttcttttcttggcacCATTTCGCTCAGATTGACTTCTATATCACCTTAATTGTAGGCTTTGGTGTCGGGTTCCCTTGCTGTAGAGTTGTATAGCTATTGGattaaagtcaatatatattttacactctaaaaaaaaaaaaaaaaaaaaaaaacttcactCATCATGAGAAGAAATTATAGGATCTCTCCCTCATTGCCTATCTGAAATCGGATGTCCTCTCTTGTGTATTAACAAGCTATGATTATAAATATCATAAACATATAAacttaactaaaaaaaaaaaaaatgtatttatgTTTCTAGCCCATTAATGAAAAAGGATGCAGGTGACGAGTCGTCACATATCATTCGAAAGGGTCACAGAACTCGGACGATCCACGTCCCTCTCGTCTTTTCTCAGGACGAGATATACGCAAGATTTTTTGCCTATCCTATGACCCTCCACGCTCTCTTATCCTCTTATTTATATTCCTCGCTCGCTGGTCCCTTCACCCACACGCACCCcctgtctctctccctctctctctctctctctctaccatgGTACTTATTTTCTTCCACTAGCTGTCGTCTGCACTCAACAGACTAGTCAAAATCAGGAAACGGAATCATCTTTTCGACCCACTTGAAGCAAAAACTCGAGGAATTTATACCTGATCTTGTGCTCATCTCTTGCGATACCGACTCTTGCTTCTTAGAATCCTTAAGTActgacacagagagagagagagagatcctacTCATATTGATTATCTCAACATGTCAGCCGCCATAGCCGCTGCAGCAGCCGGGGCGTTGAGCAGCCAGTGCAACTACATCGGCACGACCTCCGCCCCGGACGCCGCAAGATCCCATCTCCACCAGTCGTTTATGTATCAGCCGCCGGTGTTTCTGCCGCCCGCCCTGAGCCGCTACGAGTCGCAGAAGCGGCGCGACTGGAGCGCGTTCCTGCAGTACCTGCGCGACCACAAGCCGCCGCTGGTTCTGTCGCGGTGCAGCGGCGCGCACGTGCTCGAGTTCCTCAGGCACCTCGACCAGTTCGGGAAGACCAAGGTCCACGCCGAGGGCTGCCCCTTGTTCGGGTGCCCGCAGCCGTCACCGGCGTGCCCGTGCCCGCTGCGGCAGGCCTGGGGCAGCCTCGACGCGCTCGTGGGGCGGCTTAGGGCCGCCTTCGAGGAGACCGGCGGGGACCCGGAGACGAACCCGTTCGGCACGCGGGCCGTGAGGCTGTACCTGAGGGAGGTGAGGGATGCGCAGGCCAAGGCCAGGGGGATCGTTTacgagaagaagaagcggaGGAAGCAATACGAGGAGCCGAGGTCGGAGGCAATAACGTTTCGGCACTGACGATGACAGTGATGTTTTGAGTTGCTTGAGATTGACGCTAGACAGACTTCTCAAGAATAATTAATTTGATGtggctttcttttttctggttttGCGTTAAGCTATTACTAGATGGATCGCGAACACGATCCATTCCTTGGTATTTCCATGAATTTCAACCATTGATTTCTGCTGTCGAGGTATCAAGCGAGCACCGTTCGAGATAGAGGATCTTCATCCGAATTTGGCAGCCGGGGATTGATGTGCAACATCTAGAATGTGGGTATGGTTAGGAAGATGAGAGTAATTTAATGTTTTGGCACCCTATATGTCTATGCAGCTGGAATTTGTAACTCAAATTATCATTGCAGACCCTATACCACTTCGCACCGGTCATTGCTTTCTTGATTAATATAATGGTTTTTGTGGAACCTCAACGTTGTCTCGGCCCTCTTGGGCAATCTGAAaggtagaagaaaaaaaaaactaaagagaaCAGATAGCTTCCGATGCATCTGCTCAGTGCTTACATTAGAAGATCTTGCGAATGTTTAATTTACCGAGGGAAATGATAGGTTTTTAGCTGAGTGTGGAAGAAATTTGATTCTTGCACTGAATATTTAGACAATATTATGCAACATCTGATCCGAATTGCAACATTACTTAATAAATATGTTCtaagaaaaatttattatgtatataacATCGCTACATTACATATGGAGTTATTATgcaaaggtttttttttctttcgcgcACTCAGTTGAGTTTTCCAAAAGCTTTGGGTAATTAGACAAGTTTGGAGCGCTATCATTCCTATTAGTTCCTGCTCAATAAATCACCAACAGTAGATTATGTGAACAGGATTTTGATAAAAGTTTGGGACTAATTATAGAGGGTTTGGGATCTCAAAGGGAAGTCATGgggaagaaattgagaaaatgtcTTTCCAAATTTCATCGAAATTTTGTTGCTTGAACTTTGAATGAAGCGAGTTCATAAATAACGTAAATGTGTTTTTTCATAgttgatttttcttgaatttaaattattaattgagTGAGTTTCGAGAGAGTCTAATC harbors:
- the LOC104441231 gene encoding protein LIGHT-DEPENDENT SHORT HYPOCOTYLS 5, with the protein product MSAAIAAAAAGALSSQCNYIGTTSAPDAARSHLHQSFMYQPPVFLPPALSRYESQKRRDWSAFLQYLRDHKPPLVLSRCSGAHVLEFLRHLDQFGKTKVHAEGCPLFGCPQPSPACPCPLRQAWGSLDALVGRLRAAFEETGGDPETNPFGTRAVRLYLREVRDAQAKARGIVYEKKKRRKQYEEPRSEAITFRH